TTTAAAATACTCAGGACTCATAATTATTGCTGGAGCTATAGCCACATCGCTTTTAGATGTGGATAAAGTAATGCTTGGGCATTACATACAAATTAAAGAAATTGCGTATTACAATGTGGCTATATTTATCACGGCGGTTATTGCGGTGCCGCAACGTGCTATGCATCAATTACTCATGCCTATGACGGCTAAGTTTTTGAACGAACATGATTATGATGCTTTGGAAGATTTGTATAAGAAGAGCTCATTGAACTTGTTTATTGTTGGTGGTTTTATTTTTTTATTAATTGTTTTAAATATTAATCAGCTTTATTTAATCATTCCCGAAGAGTTTAATGTTGGTCTTTACGTGGTATTTATGATTAGTGTTGTTAAATTATACGATTCACTTTTAGGAAGTAACAATGCTATTCTTTTTAATAGTGATTATTACCGAATGGTACTTGTTTTAGGTGTTGTTCTAGTTATTGTTATGGTAGCTTTTAATATTTTATTTATTCCTATTCTTGGTATCAATGGTGCCGGTTTAGCTACGTTTTTAGCTGTATTTTTATACAATTCTATTAAGTTATATTTTGTTCATACAAAATTTAAAATCTCACCATTTTCGCCAAAAACCTTGCAGATAGGTTTGTTTATTGCAGGTTTTGCTGTTCTTTTTTACTTTTGGGACTTTCCATTTCATCCTATTTTAAACATTGCATTAAAGTCTATTATAATAGCGGCCCTCTACGGTTTTATTGTTTTCAAATTTAAATTTTCAGATGATATTTCTAAGTTACTTCAGAAGTATTTGAAGCTTTAATTCAAACTTGATTTTGAGGTTTTATTTGTCTAAATTCGTTGAATAAGATGGTTTAGACTGTCTACCTTATTTTTTTTTAGAGTTTTCCGAAAGATCACAAAACATACATCACTTGAAAATACTTCATACAGCCGATTGGCATTTAGGACATAGATTACACGAGCAATCTCAAGTAGCCGAACAAACTTTATTTTTAAGTTGGATTGAAACATATATCAGTACGGAGAAAATAGACGTTTTATTGATTTCAGGAGATGTATTTGATACGGGTTCGCCTTCCAATCAAAGTTTAGAAATGTATTATAGCTTTTTGGTGAAGTTGAAAGGT
The window above is part of the Algibacter sp. L3A6 genome. Proteins encoded here:
- a CDS encoding polysaccharide biosynthesis C-terminal domain-containing protein → MGIVASQSFKNIISTYLGFLIGAINTLFLYTKFLSDDYYGMVGYMLSLAYVIMPLMAFGAHNTLVKFYTTFKTRESLNGFLTLMLLMPIAVIIPIVLLTYFGYGFIGDLLSNKNPIIKQYLWHTVVIAISLAYFELFFSWAKVQMQTVFGNFMKEVFHRVGTMLLLFAFHFEYIDLEQFMSGLAIIYFVRMLIMKIYAFTLKFPKLTFKKINDLSRILKYSGLIIIAGAIATSLLDVDKVMLGHYIQIKEIAYYNVAIFITAVIAVPQRAMHQLLMPMTAKFLNEHDYDALEDLYKKSSLNLFIVGGFIFLLIVLNINQLYLIIPEEFNVGLYVVFMISVVKLYDSLLGSNNAILFNSDYYRMVLVLGVVLVIVMVAFNILFIPILGINGAGLATFLAVFLYNSIKLYFVHTKFKISPFSPKTLQIGLFIAGFAVLFYFWDFPFHPILNIALKSIIIAALYGFIVFKFKFSDDISKLLQKYLKL